The sequence GCAGACCCCAACAAGGGAACTGCTTACATAGCTGAAGGTCCTTGACAGATGCTGAAAGCTTTTACATTAAGCTAATGTCATCGTATTGCTGTAAACAGTTTTTCAGTTCCTGGAAACTGTATTACTTATGATGAGTGGGAATCTAACCACTTAGTCCATTTTAAGCACTTTCCAATTTTCCTTGAGCACGTTATCTGTTTCTGCAAAATTTCATCCtagaactgcagcagcagacaAGAAGTGGTACTAAGAAGCAGATTCTTGCATCAGAACATCACCTCATTTTCTGATCAAAGACTGACTGTACTGGTTTTAGTGGTACATTATGTGAAAACTTTTCTCTCGAGTTCCTCTCTGAAGGAAAAACCCAATGCAAAGTGGCCTTTACGTGCTGTTTATTGATGAAACACTTAGTCcataaagaaaatgtgattGTAATGTGAAACAGTGCTGTAGGCGAGGGATTAATGGACTGCCTTTAGTGCTGTATCCAAGACATTCAAAAGCATGGCTAGGAATTGTTGAAATTCCTTCATTTTACATTATCTGTTCACGGAAGTCCCTTTTCAGTTTATAAAACTGTTGATCTAacacaagaaaataatgtaaataattgtaacatcttaaaagaaaaaaaaaacaattggtAAAAATGGCTTTGGTGGGCAAATGAAAGTGTAAAATggttttctattaaaaaaaatcaattgtcTTGTATGTTTTAATAAACAGCAGTACCAGCTTTCACTTGTAAAGCAGCTTCTAGCATTGGAGAAAAAAGATTCCGTGTTTGCTGATATATAATATGTGCAAAGAAGatgtaatattaaaaagaaacccTGTTTTCTAATTGTGTAGTGCATGGTTAGTTtgaatttgttttgctgcaATATATTGTTTCATTTAAGTTCATGTATATGCTGATTAATTGATACCTATACCTAACTCCCAAACTCTAGTTGTTGTAGCATGCCTTTTAATAAATGTCATTACATCTTCGCTCTGaatttttcctgtgttcttgtctattgctttgggtttttgttcTCATCATGTGCAACTAAAAATtttccactttgtttttttctttttctttcgtAGCCATGGCtgtctaagaaaaaaaaaaacatgttataTCAAATGTATTTTGAGAGGAGTAATGCATATCTTAGGCAATAGTTGAAGTTAAGCAACACCTGAACAGGGTAGGAATCCTCATTTTCACTAGGATGGAAATAACAACCCTGAGCTATTTCAGTGGTGGAAGATGCTTCATTCTATGAGGCAGAGATGAGACACTTCAAGCCCTGGGGTTTCATCAGtgagaaatgttgttttttttctctttaacatGGCTGTGCTCTTTTATAGCCATAGGAATCTGTAACTCTTGCACACAGATTTCCAAAACTTAAGTACTGGCTGAAAAAGATGCTCTACTTTTAGCTTCCTCTTTCTCAACTTTCTGGTTGCTTCTCTTCCATACTGCCTGCTTGTCCTGTGTGCTACACAACAGTAATTCAGATTTAGAATTTAGGATTGATGGTGAACAGGCAGGAGTCTAAGCAATTAAATACAAGTATTGAAGTGATGAGGGGAATGCAATGGCCCTTTGCTGAGCTAAAATTCTCAGCCAATCTGGCAAATATTTCATTGCCCGCTACTGAGTCCAAGGCTAGCAGGTCTTGAAGAATCAGAAGTCTCATAAGTATACTTAATGACTGCCTGAGTCTCATGGGTAGGAATGCAGAGCACTGAACAAATCTAGTGTAAATTATGCCATTATTAATCTCTAAACAAAGGTGcctttgtgaagagaaaaactgaattcAATTTAGAGGGGATTGCAGTTTTGAGCAAAATGCTTGCACTATGAAGGCTAGGTACGTTCTTCCTAGTGCCACACTTCATTTTTGCCCTTGGTACCAACTTTTGGCTAAAATCTGGCTTTACTTCTCCAGACAGGTCATGAAGTACATTAAGAGGGTCCTGCTCTCCCCTTCTTTTCAAATCAGAAGGAGGTAATTCCCATCTCAAATTCATGCCTGCTCGCaagtatttgtttttccctaTACAATTAATATGTCTAAATAGATAATGTGTCtacctttgaaaataaaatattactttgaAACAGCATGGGTCTAAACTATTTTATAGCAGAATTCATTCTATTACTTGCAAGCTGAAACAATAAGGACAGTAActggtgaaaatgaaaacaggtaAGATCTCACTGTTTGGACTAGACTTAAAAGAACTATTGTTAAGTGGGCTCATGTATTTGTCTGTGAGCCCTTCTGAGTGTAGCAGGTGAATACAAGCAcgttgaaagaaaaaataaagtattgtGAGGGAACACTGGAGGTAGGCACAGAGGATAAGGAGATCTCAGAAGTGAATCCTTACAGAGACCACTTCCAGAGAAACTGCTGTCAACTGCGGTTCAGCTTGAGTACTGTGAGAAAATTAGCAAAACTGCCCACTCATAATAAGGACAGACTTGTCTGAGATAGTGATTTCACAGCTTGATTGAGAACTCTCTCCTACATTTGTCCTACCTCTTCTGTGTCAGAGTTCACACATTTAAACCAAATTTCCTTCCTGATGTTCAAGAGTTGATCCAAACCTTTTCTGCAAAGTTTGATCTGCCTGACAAGTGGCATTTGATCTAAGACACCTTCCAAGAACTCAGACTTTTTGGACTCAGACACAAAATGAAGCTGGAATGCACTTAACTCAAGTCTTCCTTGGTTATACAGCATATGCAAGGCAATATGTTCTCCCACTACATAAGGGATTCTTTCCATGTCTGGAAAATGCAGAACTAAGCTCCCAGGAAGAACAGCTATCTCAAGGTTTTAGTTGAACTAGTGCCTTCCCAGACAGACCAACAGGTATATTCCAAAACACATCTTTGAAAGAGATTAGTGTTTCAGTCTCAAGTTTGTGATCGTTCCTGCTGCTTAAGCTAAGTCAGTTGAACAGTGTGATGCTTCCAGATGCAGTATGTTTCACGTACAGCCAGTTGATGTTTATAGGAGAGAATCTTGActtttaatcatagaatcatagaatcgccaatgttggaaaagatccacaggatcacccagtccacccatcaccaatagttctcattaaaccatgtccctcagcacaacatccaaacgttgcttgaacacctccagggtcggcgactccaccaccttcctgggcagcccattccagtgcctgactaccctttcagagaagcagtatttcctaacgtccagcctgaagcTTCCCTGGctcagcttgaagccattccctctagtcctatcactggtcacatgagagaagaggctgacccccagctcactacaacctcccttcaggtagttatagagagcaatcaggtctcccctcagcctcctcttctccagactgaacaatcccagctccttcagctgctcctcataaggcctgtgctccagacccctcaccagctttgttgccctcctctggacacgctccagggcctcgatgtctttcttgcagtgaggggcccaaaactggacacagtactcgaggtgcggcctcaccagtgctgagtacaggggaacagttacttccctgttcctgctggcaacattgtttctgatgcaagccaggatgccattggccttcttggccacctgggcacactgctggctcatgttcagtggagcatcaatcaatacccccaggttCATTTCCTcgacacagtcttccagccactctgccccaaacctgtagcattgcctggggttgttgtggacaaagtgcaggactcggcatttggtcttgttgaatcccatcccattggcttcagcccagctatccaacctatccagatccctctgtaaggcctcgctacccccaggcagatcgacacttccagccagcttggtgtcatctgcaaacttactgagggtgcactcaatgccctcatccaggtcatcaataaagatattaaacaggacaggcccccAGTACCAACCtttggggaacaccactcgtgaccggtcgccagctggatttaactccattcacctcATCTCTTTGGGCCCGGCCCTTCAGCCAATTCTTTACTCAGCCAAGtgtgtacctgtccaagccacggactgccagcttctgcaggagaatactgtgggagacagtgtcaaaggctttactgaagtctaggcagacttccctcatccaccagatgggtcacaAGATCATAGAAGCAGATcagattggtcaagcaggacctgccctttgtgaatccatgctggctaggcctgatcccccagttgtcctgcacatgccacatgatctccctcaagatgatctgctccataatctctcctggcaccgaggtcaggctaacaggcctgtagttccccggatcttccttacaacccttcttgtagatgggagtcacgctggcaagcctccagtcttctggcacctcacccatcaacaaggagtgctgatagatgatggaaagtggctcagCTAtctcctctgccagttccctcagcactctcgggtgaatctcatctggtcccatggacttgtggcagtccagttggagtgataggtctctgactgtttcctcctgaatcatggggggtttagtctgtTCCCCAGCTGAGactaccaggtcagagagtggagtaccctgaggataactggtctgacttttaaagacagattaaagaaggcattcagaacctctgctttttccttatcctcagtggtcacattcccagtctcatccagtaaagaatggagattctctttggtcctcctcttactgttgatatacttgtaaaagagtttctttttcctttttaccccagcagcAAGGTTGAGTTccagctgggcttttgccttttgcctttctgattttctccctgcacattttaacaacttctttgtattctttccgaGTTGgccgtcccttcttccacaggaggtagattctgttttcctcctggagcctcaagaatagctcCTTACTCATCCATGCTGATCTTCTTTCCCGCTGGTTCATTTTGCTGCTgagggggacagcctgctcctgcgccttcaagatttccttcttgaagagtgaccagccatcttggacccctttactctctatGACTGAATCCCACGGGACTCCCCCTACTAGTCTTCTGAATAATTtgaagtctgccctccagaagtccaaggtagcagttttgatGTTCCCCCTCTTGAgtccaccaagaatcgagaactctactATTTCATGGTTACTGtgtccaagacagcccccagcctccacatctcccaccagaccttctctgtttgtgaacagcaggtctgaCAGGGCAGATCCTCTcgtctctctccagctgcatcAGGAGGTTATCCTCCATATAGTCCAGAAACCTCCtggactgcttcttctgtgctatgttttattcccagcatatgccagggaagttgaagtcccccatgaggacgAGGGCTGGCAATCGcacagcttctgccagctgctcgtggaacacctcatctgtctcttcatcctggtttggtggtctataacagatgcccaccaggatgtctgtCTTGTCAGCTCTTaccctgatcttaacccatagggattcaaccttatcatcCCCAGCCATAACCTCAGTAACATTAAAACACCctctaacatagagagccatgCTGCCAGCCCTCCTTCCTTacctatccttcctgaagagtttgtagccatccactgcagcactccagtcacgAGAGcagtcccaccatgtttctgtaatggcaactaggtcatatCTTGCCTGCTGTACAATGGCTTATAACTCtccttgtttgttgcccatgctgtgtgcattggtgtagtgttgtagtaggcgcttgacgGGGATACGTGTTGTatgggataggcctctccctaagcacactgaaagggtgctgttgtgctcagacagactgtccttgctaacaaagtaaacaagataagtaggcgaaggaatgaggagagaataggagccaaataaggaattgtggtaaggggctaagatccagtacagacgaatcaggacagggcacgatagctcaagtaaggtatataagctgtgtttagtagtgaacaaatgccattttgctgctcatcatattggtgtgcgtctgcagtcatttggccttGACCAGGTAATTGGCCGGCTTGcgcaagagggctaacacaggaggctaaCACCATAGTTGCTGAAGGCAACagtgtagatgcacttcagctgagccctttgcctcacccctaatcccatTATTGCTCCCCCAGGCTGATCTCTatcaggcctggttttatccccttccccttcatatctagtttaaagccttCTCAACTATAATGCAAGTGTTAAGATGATTTAATTGAAAAGACAATACAACATCTTCTGTATGACCTGGCATTAAATATACTCTGTAAAGTGTTATTTCAGCTGCGGTTTAACAGATTCATATGTGCATGCACATTACCTGTATGTTGAAGAATCTACAGTAGCTTTTAATGAGAGTTCTCtatatttctttacttttatcTCCAAAGCACAACTTTGTTGAAAGGCCAAGTTACTCCATGCTTGGAATCTTCAAAGGAGAACTGGCTGAAGAATATGGCATAATGCTTGCAGCTCTGTGGTGGGATGCAGTTTCTGTTTCTACCCTGTGTGCTACATACTTCtcaaataatgtattttgcTAGTTCTGCTTGGTGAGTAAATGTCACCTCTTGTAAAAATGAAGTTGAAGCCTTTCTAAAATTCTGATCTTGTAGTAACAGTGACTTTTAAAGTTATTTCAAAAGGTAGAGAAATCGAGGCAGCCCTTCTGTTCATTGCTATGAATTCTGCGGAAGgtctgggcagcactgcttgcAGCTGTTAGTCACTGCAGAGTGAATGGGTACTGAAGTGGAGGGTTGTGGGATATTTTCAGATTGGAAACTTTCCGTCAAATATGGAAAAAGGACAGAAATCAGCAGGTTTAGCTCTTACCAAAGAGCACCAGAATGTCACTGGCTGTTTTTTCAGCACTTGtaagcttttccttctttccctccacGCCTGTTTGCGGTTGTCTCCCATATTCAAGTAGCCCAACAGCAGGATGAGATTCGGTAGCTGCGATGTAAACTGTTcatgaaaatgtcatttctaTCTATGCAGAATTTAACAAATCTGATCAACAAATTTGGAAATATCTTGTAAATTATACATCTAAGATTCCTCATTTACGAATCTGTGAAAGGAGTTTTTCTATTCAGCAGCACACTGAATTTTCAAAAGTGTTTTGGTAGCTGAGTACTTTATCACATATACTGATTGTAAGTTGTTCCTACAGTTTTCTTAATTTGCAAATTGTTGCTTTGCTTATTGTTTTCCTCGATATGTGTGTGTTCTTACAATGACTGGATAGCTACAGGTTCTCTCTTGCTGAGGCACTAATTATCTTGTCAAGAGCATAAACAGCCCTAATGTTCACATTTTCCCCTTATGTGTTTCAGTAAGCTTCAGAAGCCTTCATAGATGCACTTCATTGGTCTAATTAGTACTGAACTAGTCATATATTTCAATAAGAGCTTGATCTTAACTTTAACCAGGttgaaaatcagttttaaatttgttgatgatagaatcatagaatcattaaagctggaaagacagaaaagatcATATAGCCCAACTGGCCGCCTGTACTTGTAACTGCAAAAAGTACCTTCAGGTTTGTCAGTAAGGAGTAAGGGGTTATAATGTTTGAGTTCTTGTGTTTAAGCTCCTTGCAGGATAAGAGCTTTTGGTATTAATTAAACCACagcaatataaatattaataaacagCACCATGCTTTGTAACGCTAAGAATTTTTATgcataaatatctttttttttttttttagttttttttagtttttgctctggttgtttttctttgaggaAGCTTTTCTACTACTGCCTATCTTTATATTTAGCTGTTACATAAGCTGCTTGTTATTCTTTGGGGCTTAGATTCTCCTGCATACATTTTATGGAAAGAGTAGACTTCTTAGATAAGAAAGATGAGTTTACGTAGTCTCATCTTAATTTTGATGAGCAAGAACTTAGTCAAGGCACTtgacaaatataaataaaaggcCTGATGGAGGCCATGCTTGCTCCCTGCTGATGCAAGCACCCTGCTGATGCAAGCTCCCTGCTGATGGCAGCACCGGGCCCCTCGCCGCCCTCCCGCGTGGGTGCCGCGCCCTCAGCCCCGTGAGGTGGTGTCCATGATGTCACAGTGGCGTCAAGGAGTGGCCATTGTGAcgcgcggggccgggagcagagcaaaggctgcGGGGCTGGGGCCGTGCTCAGTGCGGCCTGGCGAGGCGTGGAGAGAGCAGCGACTCTCTTGTTTCTCGTCGTCGATGCCAATCATGTCCAAAGGGACGGAGGAGGCCCCCAACTCTGGGGAGCCAGGTGAGAGCACCGTATCCCTGCACGCGGCTCCCCgctgctgggcacagggctgctgggggtcTGCCTGCggctgggaggggaggaagggggggggcaGGGGCTCCCCAGTGCCGCGGGCAGGCAGGGTCCTTCTGCTCCTTGGCCAGGGGGCACAGCTTGGGCCGTGGCTGCCCGCTGGCACCGGTGGGCCTGCAAtgcccccttcccctccacccccccagccctgcccctcaGCTGGCACGGCAGGCCCGGAGCAGGCCCTGGGGACGGCCCCCACGGACACCCGGCCCTGCCAGGTGCTCACCGCTGCTCACGcttgctctctccttcctctccagtgTGCATGCTGTGCCGCCGGGCACAGGTCAACCCGGACATCTGCGGGCAGACATTTGCCAACGGTGGGCTCTGTGCCCACCAgttctgcttggtgagttccCCCAAGGGCTAGGGCTCCTGCCAGGTGTGCTCCCTTCCTTCCTATCCGGCCTCACGAGATCCTGCCCTTTTCTCTCCTACAGTTCTTTGCCAATGGCCTTTTGGAATGGAGAAGCCCAATGGGGGGTATTTTTGGCTTCTCCATTGATGCCGTCCGGCGCACAATCCAGCTGGCAGACCAGAAGGTGAGGACCTGAACGGAACGGGGAGGTTGGTGCCGGCAGAGGCTCGCACCGCCTTTGCCTGGGCCCAAAGAGAGCCATCGCGGCCCTTCCAACGGGCTCCAGGACAAAGTCCCACCACAGCAGACGAGCCTCGTctgccaggcagctctgcagagtgcgAGGCAGCGGTGCCCACACCCTGCGCCCTGCCTGGAGGAGTGGGGCTGGCCGCAGAGGTCCCGAGCCCACCGCTGatgggggctgctctgctctttccagcactgctttgtcTGTGGCGGGAGGGGAGCTTCCATCAGCTGCGCGGAGACCGGCTGTGAGCGCAGCTTCCACCTGCCCTGCGCCGAGGACGGGGAATGCGTCACTCAATACTTTGGGCAGCACAGGTAAGGGcgttcagcagcagcagccaagctgccgttcctccctcttcctcccGGGGAGGACTGCCCGCAGCGACACCTCCCAGCATCCTGCCAGAGCCAGAGCCCAGGCCTGGCGCTCTTCCCTGGTCCTCTGCCCTCCGCGCAGCACTTCTCCCCATGCTCACCCGTTCTGCCCTCCtgcccaggtccttctgctgggagcatcGCCCTCGGCAGGCAGCGGAGGCAGCTCCAACGCAGAACACCGTCTGCGTCATCTGCCTGGAGCCCGTGGGGGACAGCACGTCCTACCACACCATGGTGTGCCCGGTGTGCAAACAGGCCTGGTTCCACCGGGGCTGCATCAgggtaggagccctcccctcgCCCTGTGGGCATGGccggtgctcagcagcacccagccccgCTCACGCTCACGcttgtgcttctcctgcagaaacatGCCCTGCACGCTGCCACCATGCGCTTCTTCTGCCCCGTCTGCGGAGGAAGAAGGCGATTCCGATCCCTAATGACCATGCTGGGGATCCAAATTCCAGTCAGGTTGGTGTCCTTCTGCCTGGCTCTGAAGACACTCAGGCACTGCCCCCCTCAGgaactgccccccccccccgctcctccCCACGGCAGGCCCGGTCCCTTGCCGTCCAGCGAGCACTGGTCTCAGCTTGGTGGAGAAGCTGGGAATGAGCTCGTGGTGGATGAGCAGGGATGCCCTGGATCTGCCTCCCGCCCGGGGCACCGGGACTCATCAcattccctctcttctctggcAGACGACCATCGTGGTGGGACGACGCAGCATACCAGCCGCTGCGAGAAAGGCACAGGCGCTGCGATGCCAGCATGTGCATCTACCTAGGAGGCAGGGAGAGGGCACAGGAAGAGGGGTGAGTGACCTCTGCAGTCCTCTGGGGCTCTGCGTGGGCTCTCAGCCTcagcacaggctgggggagcaagGAGGGAGCACCAGAGCCGTACCGGCTGCTCCCCGCCTTGGCTCTCTTCGTCCTCACAGCCACAACCCATTTGCTTCCCCAGGCGCTGGCGGCTGCTCCTTTGCAGCTCCTGTGCCGCAGAAGGCACCCATTGGAACTGCTCCTTCTGGGCCATGGGCAGACACGCCTGGGAGTGCGACACCTGCGCTGGTGCGGGCACCGGTAAGAGACAAAGAGCCGTGTGCCGCGGGACTGccgccaggcaaggcctggcagcGGGTGCTCAGGGTGGCCTTGccacagcctctctgccccGTGAGGGATGGCAGCCTGTCCTGCCCTGGGGCTGCGTGTTCATCCTGCTGAGCTTCCTGTCTCTCCCTCCAGCCTCCCGCACCAACTCTGAGCTTGCCAGCCCCAGCGCTTCCAGCCAGGAGCTACCAGTGCCCTCCCACAGCCTTTCGGGACCCGACAACACCAGCTCCGGTCCTGCTAGTCAGGCAGCACCCGGCCCGTCCTGCAACTCCCAGCTGCCTGAGCTCAGCGTCCAGCCCAGAGTGCCGGCGGCTGAGCAGGGTACCACCCGCTCACGTCCATCTGAGGAGCGGGACACATGTCAGCAGCGCCGAGGACGTGGTGGGAGGAGACGGGCACCAGCTGCAGGCGCTGAGACCTGCTCCCAGAGCCCTGCCAGACGGGGGACCGCACGGTCCTCCAGAACCTCCCTGGCAACTGAGCCCGCACAGCGTCCCAGGCAGCGGGGGGCCGGCCGCACGAGAAGCCGCTCCCCGTTGCAAGGCCGGGCCTCGGGCTCCCAGAGTCAGCCCCGACGACATCGTGGCGGGAGCCGCACGACAGCCcgaggtgctcagagcagcacccGCACCTCGGCCAGACCAGCACCGCCGAGGTCCTCGAGGGCTTCCCCTCTGCCGGCACGCAGGAGACAATCCAGGCAGCGAGGGCGGGCCCACACTCGAAGCCGATCCCCAGTGGGGCGTCGCGCTTCCACTTCCCGCAGCCGGCCCCGAGGAGGCCGTGGGAGCCGGTCCAGGCAGCGGGGACCAGCCCGGGCACGAAGCCGCTCCCGGGCCCAACATCACAGAAGACGTCCCCGCAGCCGGTCCCAAAGACGGCGCTGAAGCAGCCGCCGTGTTCCATCCCCACGTGACAGCTGTGCTTCCAAGcggcaaagaaaacaaaccgTGAAGAGAGTCCACACATACCGGCTTCATTCTTCAGTGGACCAGCCCGGGCACAAAACCGCTCCCGGGTCCAGCATCGGAGAAGACATCCCCACAGCCACTCCCAAAGACAGCACGGAAGCAGCCGTGCCCCATCCCCGCGTGACGGTTGTGCTTCCACgtggcaaataaataaataaaaaaaccatCAAACCTCAAAATTACTCCCCACGTGTTGgcttcattcttctctgcttgtCCTGCGGTGGGCAGTGCTAGGAGCTGAGACCACGGGCTTGTCTTCTCCCCAGCACCTTCCCAGATGGTTGTCGTGGAGTTATCTTTAGGTCTGCCTGTGCCCGTGACGGGGGACAGCACGCCCACAGGCCCAACGGCCTGAAAAAAAAGGGGCGGGGACAGCCTGTTTCCGTGACTAACGGGGAAgggggacccacagacccacatcCCAGGaacagggaaaggggaagagggGGGAGAAGTAGGGAGATGGGTGACGggactaaaaacaaaacagcggcagcgatctgaggaggaaagtcgGTTTCCTAAATATgatatgatatcggaatgcaagataaccTTCAAGTATAATACTTGACATAATCCTTGACTGCCCAGGTTAGCTGCTTCAGAGCCATCTCGGCCAGAACTGCAGTGACTGACTGCAAGGTACAGGCGGCTTTCGGTGGGTTCCTTTACCAGGGGAACCCCAAGCCAACAGAGCAGCCCGACAGACCTTGTGAGAG comes from Gallus gallus isolate bGalGal1 chromosome Z, bGalGal1.mat.broiler.GRCg7b, whole genome shotgun sequence and encodes:
- the LOC112530683 gene encoding PHD finger protein 7-like, whose amino-acid sequence is MMSQWRQGVAIVTRGAGSRAKAAGLGPCSVRPGEAWREQRLSCFSSSMPIMSKGTEEAPNSGEPVCMLCRRAQVNPDICGQTFANGGLCAHQFCLFFANGLLEWRSPMGGIFGFSIDAVRRTIQLADQKHCFVCGGRGASISCAETGCERSFHLPCAEDGECVTQYFGQHRSFCWEHRPRQAAEAAPTQNTVCVICLEPVGDSTSYHTMVCPVCKQAWFHRGCIRKHALHAATMRFFCPVCGGRRRFRSLMTMLGIQIPVRRPSWWDDAAYQPLRERHRRCDASMCIYLGGRERAQEEGRWRLLLCSSCAAEGTHWNCSFWAMGRHAWECDTCAGAGTASRTNSELASPSASSQELPVPSHSLSGPDNTSSGPASQAAPGPSCNSQLPELSVQPRVPAAEQGTTRSRPSEERDTCQQRRGRGGRRRAPAAGAETCSQSPARRGTARSSRTSLATEPAQRPRQRGAGRTRSRSPLQGRASGSQSQPRRHRGGSRTTARGAQSSTRTSARPAPPRSSRASPLPARRRQSRQRGRAHTRSRSPVGRRASTSRSRPRGGRGSRSRQRGPARARSRSRAQHHRRRPRSRSQRRR